The Acidobacteriota bacterium genomic sequence AATCGCCATTCCAGCGCACGGCATTCGGTGTGCGCCCGGTTTCGGTTTCGCTTTTGGCGACTTGAATATCGACGGCTTTCGTCAGTTCGATATCCACGCTTGCGCCGGACGCCGTATAAGTCATCATCGCCTGTGCCAGCACCCGGTCATCTTTGACGAGCAAAACCGGCGCGGTTGTTAGCGGCATTTGACTCGAATTGGTCAGGCGAATTTTGTGCGTCGCTTTGGGCGCGTTCAAGAGTCTGGCAACATCAGCTTGCTGTTCATTGTTCAAACTCATGCGCACTTCCGCAGGTGGGGCAAACGCCAGTTCAAGCGCGTAAATGTCTTTGTATTTCACGGTGAATTCCGTCACCGGCAGCGTCATGCGTTGCCCTTTTTTCAGCGACAATCGTTTAACCGTAAACAGAAACAAATCTTCATTGCGCGTCGCGTCGGTGACTTCGGGTCCCAAATCCGCAGCCGCAGGCGCGGGCGGCGGCGCGACTCTGTCAACCCGTTCACTCATGCGCGCAGTCTGCGTCATCATGGCGTTTGACAGCATCTGGGTGCGGTCGCTCGCCTGTTGAAAATAGCCGGATAGCTGCGCGGCTTCTCTTTGCAAAGCCATCGGGTCAAGGGTGTCTTTAAAGGTAAACGATGGCACGCCGATGACCAGATTGGCAGTGACATCATCGAGGTCAGTGAGTTCGTTGATAAGCGTCGCCTGCAATTTCACGATGGCGTTTCCCTGACCGTCGAGGGCGATGCGATAACTGGGAATCCAGCGAATGCCTTTTTGCAGATAGACCAACCCAACATCGGCGGTTTTTGCGGGCGCGCGTCCCGCCCAATCCAGTTTCAAGGTCAGCAGATTGCGAAACTCTTCTTCGCCGATTGATGATTTAAGCTGATTTTTAAAGGTCACATCCTGAATGCGGTCAAGCGCGATGACTTTGGTGCCTTCACTGGTCTTGAGCATAATGACTTCGCCTTTTTGCGGCAATTTGTCACCGGTGTTGGGTGGCGAAGTGGCTTCAAGTTCCTGCGCCGTGCGACGCGGAATGCCGATGATTGTGGCACTGTAAGTCCGTACCTGCCCCATCAGGTCGCGTTCGGTGATGATGACTTCTGCGCCGGCGTTGGCTTCAAGCATTTCATATAGACGCAGCGCCGTGCGTTCGACCAGGACGCGGCGCTGACCTGCGGTGACGGAATTCAACTTGAGATTTTTATCCGCCGAGTAAGCCCAGAACGTACCAAGCACTGGCGCGGGCAAGTAATCCATCAACACGCTGCCGGTCGCATCAACCGGCATCGCGCCTTCATGTAAAACAAAGGCGTGACCGTCTTTGAAAATCGTCACCTCTTTGACGGGCATTTTGGCAAGCGCGGCAAGCGGCGCGGCAGATTGCGCGGTAGAGAATTTTGCCGTCAAAAGGGCAAACGCAAAGATGAAAAGCCAGATGTGAATTCGTTTCATATCATCTCCTGTTTCTGAAAAATCTCAATCACCTCATCGCAGGTTAAAAGGCAGTTTTACTGCCCCATTTTGCGTAGAGGAGGGATGAGACTGTTTTAGTTATTCGATTGTTTCGAGGGGTCTTTAATTTTTGCACGGACAAAGACGCGCCTGAACCGAAAAATTTTTAATCGAATTGGATAAGGCGGCGTTGCAAGATGCTTTCTTAATAACCCTCAACTGAACGCCGAAAGCAAGGGTTAGTTTCAAAATCTGTGCCAGGACTGCTTTGCCAGCGGCAGTAAATTTCAACAACCTGATGCTGATGATTTTGCCAGCGAATTTTGCTATGCTTTGGCAACTTCAGCGGCTTTAAGCTTTGAGGTTGATTCACGCAAGTAAAGCAGTTAAAGAATAGCAAGCATCGTCACTAAACAGTTGCTATATTAAAAGTAAATTTCAGCTTGAGAAAACAGGAAGGTTTTAAATGGAAGAACTCTTATCCATACAAGAAGCCAGCCGTTGGGCAACAGAGTATTTAGGAAAAAAGGTCACCACGTCAAATATTTCTTATCTTGTTCAATACGGGCGCATCCGAAAAATCGGTGACAACGGGGCAACCAAAGTTTCTAAAAAAGAGTTGCTGGAATACTACAAATCCTATAATGCCTATCGGGCGATCACCTGGAAAGATCAACTCGGAGAAGACCTGAACTGGGCGTTATCATTTGAGCAATACAAAGAAGCCGAAACGACCAAGCACGTTCACCGTCTTCACCCTTACAAAGGTAAATTCATCCCGCAGTTAGTTGAATATTTTCTCGACGACCATGTAGATAATTTTAAGAAGCAGGTTTACTTCCAAAAGGGAGATATTGTGCTCGACCCGTTTTCAGGTAGTGGCACAACAATGGTGCAAGCCAATGAACTTGGAATGCATGCCATTGGAATTGATATTTCCGCCTTTAACGCCTTGATTGCCAATTGCAAGGTGATGAAGTACAACCTTGATGACGTTCAAATTGAAATAAAAAAAATCACCCGAGCATTGAGAGAATTTCTTCTTCAAACAAACACGATTGAATTTGAAAATAAATTGCTGCAAGCCCTTTACCAATTAAACAATAAATTTTTTCCAGTTCCAGAATATAAATACAAAGTCAAAAGAGACGAAATTAACGGCGATGTTTACGGTGAAGAGAAAGCTCAGGAGTTTTTACCGATTTATGAGGCTCTCGTGCAAAAATACGACATTAAATTGAGACAAGATAAATCGGCAACTTTCCTCGATAAATGGTATTCACAACATATTCGGGATGAAATTGAATTTGTTTTTGAACAAATCAAACAAGTAAGTAACCCTCAAACGAAAGGGATTCTCAGTGTTATTTTAAGCCGAACGATTCGCTCGTGCAGAGCAACAACCCATGCTGATCTTGCGACACTTGTTGAACCAATCACAACGACCTATTACTGCGCAAAACATGGAAAGGTTTGTAAGCCATTATTCTCAATTTTCAAGTGGTGGGAAACCTACACCAAGGATACGGTGAAGCGCCTTGCTGAATTTGGCAGGCTTCGCACAAACACCTACCAATGGTGTCTCAGAGGTGATAGTCGAACCATAGATATTTTCGCGGCGCTTGAGACAAAGCATCCTGTCTTTGCGGAGTTGGCAAAAACCCAGAAAATTAAAGGAATTTTTTCCAGCCCGCCCTATGTCGGATTGATTGATTATCATGAACAACACGCCTACGCTTATGACCTATTCAAATTTGAACGAAATGACGAATTGGAGATAGGTCCTCTGTTCAAAGGGCAAGGGCGGGAAGCAAAGCAAAGTTATATCGAAGGGATTACTGCTGTCCTAAACAATTGCAAACGATTTCTAGTTGAAGATTACGACATCTTTTTGGTCGCTAATGATAAATACAATATGTACCCGACGATTGCCGAAAATGCAGGGATGCAAATTGTTAATCGCTATAAACGCCCGGTCTTAAATCGCACTGAAAAAGACAAAGGCGCTTATTCGGAGATTATTTTTCATCTGAAAAAAAACTAAATCCTTCTGCTGTTTGCGACTTCGGAATATGGTGATTAATGCCTCTTGATGAAAATAAAAGACAACGTATTCAAAATGTAGTTAAAAAGATACTGACAAAACGAAGGGGTAAATTTCCTGTGGATGACTCGGACAATCGGAATGCTCCGTTTCATGAAATTTTCTTGACTGCTTTTGAAGAGCATCTGAGACCCTACAATATTCCGATTCCTAAACTGATTTCTCTGACAAGTTGGTTACATGGTTTGAATACATCTCTTGGTACAGGCTTTGAACATTTAGCTTCAATTTTAAACGGTGGCATGAAACGCAAGTTTACTGAGGGAGCGACACTACACATTACAACCATTCAAAGTAAGCGAATAACTGAAATTGTGAATGGGCTGAAGCGAAACGGAAATCCCAACCTTCAACGAGAGAATGACCTTTTGTTTTCGGAAGAAGCAATGCAAGGCGAACGACAGGAAGCT encodes the following:
- a CDS encoding TdeIII family type II restriction endonuclease; protein product: MPLDENKRQRIQNVVKKILTKRRGKFPVDDSDNRNAPFHEIFLTAFEEHLRPYNIPIPKLISLTSWLHGLNTSLGTGFEHLASILNGGMKRKFTEGATLHITTIQSKRITEIVNGLKRNGNPNLQRENDLLFSEEAMQGERQEALGFTADNYIETATFIQAIELKTVRPNSGVGIGEKQKILNAKAAFKLLCPTKEVRFYMGFPFDPTSSTPAGYDKESFFRYLVEFKKFFAPDEVLIGGELWDHLSGQSNTMESILEIVRETVQNIQTR
- a CDS encoding DNA methyltransferase, producing the protein MEELLSIQEASRWATEYLGKKVTTSNISYLVQYGRIRKIGDNGATKVSKKELLEYYKSYNAYRAITWKDQLGEDLNWALSFEQYKEAETTKHVHRLHPYKGKFIPQLVEYFLDDHVDNFKKQVYFQKGDIVLDPFSGSGTTMVQANELGMHAIGIDISAFNALIANCKVMKYNLDDVQIEIKKITRALREFLLQTNTIEFENKLLQALYQLNNKFFPVPEYKYKVKRDEINGDVYGEEKAQEFLPIYEALVQKYDIKLRQDKSATFLDKWYSQHIRDEIEFVFEQIKQVSNPQTKGILSVILSRTIRSCRATTHADLATLVEPITTTYYCAKHGKVCKPLFSIFKWWETYTKDTVKRLAEFGRLRTNTYQWCLRGDSRTIDIFAALETKHPVFAELAKTQKIKGIFSSPPYVGLIDYHEQHAYAYDLFKFERNDELEIGPLFKGQGREAKQSYIEGITAVLNNCKRFLVEDYDIFLVANDKYNMYPTIAENAGMQIVNRYKRPVLNRTEKDKGAYSEIIFHLKKN